From a single Agrobacterium tumefaciens genomic region:
- the rimM gene encoding ribosome maturation factor RimM (Essential for efficient processing of 16S rRNA) — protein MAKLENPVLMAKIGGAQGLRGEVRVSTYTADPMALGDYGNLVTADGRIFEILEVREGKNVVVVRFRGINDRNAAESLNGLELFVDRDNLPDDELDDDEFYYADLEGLEAVDAEGKSYGAVSAVYDFGAGDLLELKGAGRRPALIPFSEAAVLEIDLEAGRILIDPMAAGLIDNPDDKDETGVSPFGKT, from the coding sequence ATGGCAAAGCTGGAAAACCCGGTACTCATGGCAAAGATCGGCGGCGCGCAGGGCCTGCGTGGCGAAGTCCGTGTCAGCACCTATACAGCCGACCCGATGGCGCTCGGCGACTATGGCAATCTGGTTACCGCCGATGGCCGCATCTTCGAAATCCTGGAAGTCCGCGAAGGCAAGAATGTCGTCGTTGTCCGTTTCAGGGGTATCAACGACCGCAATGCGGCGGAGAGCCTGAACGGTTTGGAACTGTTCGTCGACCGTGACAATCTGCCTGACGACGAACTTGACGATGACGAGTTTTATTATGCCGATCTCGAAGGGCTGGAAGCCGTCGATGCTGAAGGCAAAAGTTATGGCGCCGTCAGCGCCGTTTACGATTTCGGCGCAGGTGACCTGCTGGAGTTGAAAGGTGCGGGCCGTCGCCCTGCCCTCATTCCCTTTTCGGAAGCGGCCGTGCTGGAAATCGACCTGGAAGCCGGCCGCATTCTCATCGACCCGATGGCCGCCGGCCTGATCGATAATCCCGACGACAAGGACGAAACCGGCGTATCGCCGTTCGGCAAGACATAA